The Vibrio alginolyticus NBRC 15630 = ATCC 17749 genomic sequence GGTACCAACGGTCGCACTTGCATCATACAATCCGGTGCCCAATGTAAACGTCGGTGTCACACCGTTACTACAAAGCACTTCAATACCCGTCGCACTACCACCATTTACCACACCATCTTGTTCACTGAAGATTGCAGGCACGTCTCCAAAGGCAAGTGAGCCAAAGCCAACGCCAGAAGCTGCATCTACCGCATTATTTCCATTAATCACACAACCTTGTACAAGGTTAATTGAAACATCAATCGTACCGCTCACTGACGCTCCATTCGCTTGCCAACTAAATGAGGTTAAGAGCAGAGGCATCATCAGATAAAATCTTTTCATATAAAGCTCCATTTTTACATTCCACTGTATATCGGTAACCTTTTTATTAGTTATAGCTCAATTATGACAAACCAAATGCATATAAAATGTAAAACAATAAAAAGAAGCAGGATAAGGATAAAGACGAACAGCAAATAAAAACATTAAACTTAAAAATGACGATTTTTAAGCATGTAATGCTAAAAAATAACCACTAAAAACAAATGGTTATTATCTTATTCCAAATACAGAATCGACAATGAGTTAGAAGGTAGGGTGAAGTTGAGTGGAAAAAATCTAAAAAAAGTAGCAGAACGATACGAGAAGTTTAGAAAAGATTGGCGACCATTTCT encodes the following:
- a CDS encoding Csu type fimbrial protein gives rise to the protein MKRFYLMMPLLLTSFSWQANGASVSGTIDVSINLVQGCVINGNNAVDAASGVGFGSLAFGDVPAIFSEQDGVVNGGSATGIEVLCSNGVTPTFTLGTGLYDASATVGTYAMSNGAQFIDYTLFTDSDRSTQIIQGGTVALSEFTSATSQTIELFAKAYGTSSIAGTYSDTISVTLSW